From Haloterrigena salifodinae, the proteins below share one genomic window:
- the aroE gene encoding shikimate dehydrogenase — translation MDVYGIIGSPVEHSLSPPMHEAAFRERGIDAKYVTFEADPDRIEEAFRGAEALGIDGLTVTLPFKHDAFEFTEPDEQIRRVGAVNTIDFTESGPVGYNTDMTGTLRAFEHHDVALEGTRAVVVGAGGAARALAFGFEEAGATVQIANRTASKARDLADEVPEATGHELEELPDLMADADVVANATSVGLESDESVAPADAWHGDLVAFDAVYKPLETRFLKDAAVAGAQTIDGAWMLLFQGVDAFETWTGEDAPVETMNEALRSHL, via the coding sequence ATGGACGTCTACGGTATCATCGGGAGTCCCGTCGAGCACTCACTGTCGCCGCCGATGCACGAAGCCGCTTTTCGCGAGCGCGGAATCGACGCCAAGTACGTCACCTTCGAGGCCGATCCGGACCGGATCGAGGAGGCGTTCCGCGGCGCGGAAGCACTCGGGATCGACGGTCTGACCGTCACGCTACCGTTCAAACACGACGCCTTCGAATTCACCGAGCCGGACGAACAGATCCGCCGGGTCGGAGCGGTCAACACGATCGACTTCACCGAAAGCGGGCCCGTCGGGTACAACACCGACATGACCGGGACGCTCCGCGCCTTCGAGCATCACGACGTGGCCCTCGAGGGCACTCGTGCGGTCGTTGTCGGTGCCGGCGGCGCCGCCCGGGCGCTGGCCTTCGGATTCGAAGAAGCGGGCGCCACCGTACAGATCGCCAACCGGACGGCGTCCAAGGCTCGCGACCTCGCCGACGAGGTTCCGGAGGCGACCGGTCACGAACTCGAGGAACTCCCCGACCTGATGGCCGACGCCGACGTCGTCGCCAACGCAACCAGCGTCGGGCTGGAGTCCGACGAGTCGGTCGCGCCGGCCGACGCTTGGCACGGGGATCTCGTGGCCTTCGATGCGGTGTACAAGCCCCTCGAGACGCGGTTCCTGAAAGATGCGGCGGTCGCCGGCGCTCAGACGATCGACGGCGCCTGGATGCTGCTGTTCCAGGGCGTCGACGCCTTCGAGACGTGGACGGGCGAGGACGCGCCGGTCGAGACGATGAACGAGGCGCTTCGCAGTCACCTGTAA
- a CDS encoding family 43 glycosylhydrolase translates to MTETHDCNEPNRRSVLRTLGAGAIGTAGILGASGSGSADHGGDHYYNPLYEPHFPDPEVHRAADGTWWAYGTNMNRENTEDELLVPILSSTDLVNWTYEGEAFDTRPGWTDGSIWAPDIHYYNDEWIMFYSLEPRPWESGEFGIGLATSETPREPFTDHGQVIGDGDTGGGTIDAYFVEYQGTPYLFWGSFQGIYVAELTPDLRDVDMTTVTQVAGDAYEGTIHHERNGYHYLFVSTGTCCEGHSSTYEYEVGRSESFFGPYVDQNGVDLMEYDKHNQGTPVLTGTDRFPGAAHGDITTYDDGSEWLLYHAYDADDPEFIDGVPRRVLMMDRIDWVDGWPVIGCDGTPSEVTPVPGSGTHCGDTGDGTLSAGTYRISNQNSGLLLEVGDADTSEGENVNQWSDTGHPCQEWELIEHGDGTYRLENGHSGHALSVADGSTSEGATLVQRAWATAADQRWHLIQAADGSYRLENDASGYVADVLEASTDDGADVIQWSWLGGDNQRWHFDPV, encoded by the coding sequence ATGACGGAGACTCATGATTGCAATGAACCGAATCGACGCAGCGTACTACGAACACTCGGCGCCGGAGCGATCGGCACCGCGGGCATCCTCGGAGCTAGCGGATCGGGAAGTGCCGATCACGGCGGAGACCACTACTACAACCCGCTGTACGAGCCGCATTTTCCGGATCCGGAAGTCCACCGCGCCGCCGACGGTACGTGGTGGGCGTACGGAACGAACATGAATCGAGAGAACACCGAGGACGAGTTGCTCGTTCCGATCCTCTCCTCGACGGATCTGGTGAACTGGACTTACGAGGGCGAGGCGTTCGACACGCGACCCGGTTGGACCGATGGCTCGATCTGGGCCCCGGACATCCACTATTACAACGACGAGTGGATCATGTTCTACTCGCTCGAGCCGCGGCCGTGGGAAAGCGGCGAGTTCGGTATCGGCCTCGCGACGTCCGAGACGCCGAGGGAGCCGTTTACCGATCACGGACAGGTCATCGGGGACGGCGATACGGGCGGCGGAACCATCGACGCCTACTTCGTCGAGTATCAAGGGACACCGTACCTCTTCTGGGGGAGCTTTCAGGGGATCTACGTCGCGGAGCTTACGCCCGACCTGCGGGACGTCGATATGACGACGGTCACGCAGGTCGCTGGCGACGCCTACGAGGGGACGATTCACCACGAGCGCAACGGCTATCATTACCTGTTCGTTTCGACGGGGACCTGCTGTGAAGGCCACAGCAGCACGTACGAGTACGAAGTCGGTCGCTCCGAGTCGTTCTTCGGTCCGTACGTCGACCAGAACGGCGTCGACCTGATGGAGTACGACAAGCACAACCAAGGGACGCCGGTCCTCACCGGTACCGATCGGTTCCCGGGTGCGGCCCACGGGGACATCACGACGTACGACGACGGCTCGGAATGGCTGCTCTATCACGCGTACGACGCGGACGATCCGGAGTTTATCGACGGCGTCCCGCGGCGCGTGCTCATGATGGATCGGATCGACTGGGTAGACGGGTGGCCGGTGATCGGCTGCGACGGGACGCCGAGTGAGGTCACACCGGTACCGGGCAGCGGCACGCACTGCGGCGATACTGGTGACGGAACGCTCTCTGCGGGAACGTACCGAATCTCGAACCAAAACAGCGGGCTGTTGCTGGAGGTCGGGGATGCAGACACCAGCGAGGGAGAGAACGTCAACCAGTGGTCGGATACCGGGCATCCGTGCCAGGAGTGGGAGCTAATCGAACACGGCGACGGGACCTACCGGCTGGAGAACGGCCACTCCGGACACGCGTTGTCGGTGGCGGACGGGTCGACGAGCGAGGGTGCGACGCTGGTCCAACGCGCCTGGGCGACCGCCGCCGATCAGCGCTGGCATCTTATCCAGGCCGCCGACGGCTCGTATCGACTCGAGAACGACGCCAGCGGATACGTCGCGGACGTGCTGGAGGCATCGACTGACGACGGCGCTGACGTCATCCAGTGGAGTTGGCTGGGTGGCGATAATCAGCGGTGGCACTTCGATCCAGTCTGA
- a CDS encoding fumarylacetoacetate hydrolase family protein: MRYYQLREGSAPRLVVKTEGSLYDLTAATDQLRTFEDLLRAAAIAKESIDAIADRLRGDATVLSSDVLDETAPSTPVSSGEVWAAGVTYRISEEARKAESGMPEMYLDVYESDRPEVFFKATPSRTVGPDESVGIRGDSEWDVPEPELGVVLFEDEIVGYTVGNDMSSRSIEGENPLYLPQAKVYDRCCSIGPCVRSAESIDDPHDLEMWMTISRDGEVLYDESTRTNEMERSVEELVDCHVAHDAVPDVSVLLTGTSLVPDEEFTLQEGDEVSIGLEEIGTLSNTVVEV, translated from the coding sequence ATGCGTTACTACCAGCTCCGCGAGGGAAGCGCCCCTCGTCTCGTCGTGAAAACGGAAGGATCGCTGTACGATCTCACCGCCGCAACGGACCAGCTACGGACGTTCGAGGATCTCCTTCGGGCAGCGGCGATCGCGAAGGAATCGATCGACGCGATCGCCGACCGACTGCGCGGGGATGCGACCGTTCTCTCGTCGGACGTCTTGGACGAAACCGCTCCGTCAACGCCCGTTTCGTCGGGTGAGGTGTGGGCGGCAGGCGTCACGTACCGTATCAGCGAGGAGGCGCGCAAAGCCGAAAGCGGGATGCCGGAGATGTATCTCGACGTCTACGAGAGCGACCGTCCGGAGGTGTTCTTCAAGGCGACGCCGAGTCGAACCGTCGGCCCCGACGAGTCGGTCGGCATCCGCGGCGACTCCGAGTGGGACGTCCCCGAACCGGAGCTGGGGGTCGTCCTCTTCGAGGACGAGATCGTCGGCTACACAGTCGGAAACGACATGAGCAGCCGATCGATCGAGGGCGAGAACCCGCTCTACCTCCCGCAGGCGAAAGTGTACGACCGGTGCTGTTCGATCGGGCCCTGCGTCCGTTCGGCCGAATCGATCGACGATCCACACGATCTCGAGATGTGGATGACGATCAGCCGCGACGGCGAGGTGCTGTACGACGAGTCGACGCGGACGAACGAGATGGAACGCTCCGTCGAGGAACTGGTTGACTGTCACGTTGCACACGACGCCGTTCCCGACGTTTCGGTCCTGCTCACCGGGACGTCGTTGGTTCCCGACGAGGAGTTCACGCTCCAGGAGGGCGACGAGGTCAGTATCGGCCTCGAGGAGATTGGCACGCTCTCGAACACCGTCGTCGAGGTCTGA
- a CDS encoding extracellular solute-binding protein, giving the protein MVKNNKLTNGLDRRTYLGGIAAGAVAGLAGCTDSEDDGLEVLHGWTGGDGAAAIETLIEAFKEEHSDIDGTFEPVGGDGNVELNTAVLQRLTNENPMSSFANWPGNNLKRYEGVLMDLEEDVWEAEGLKENMQERAVELCTYNDKMPAVPIGSHRMNNLFYNTAAFDEAGIDAESLDSMSDLMDALETIDQDTDYIPFAHGMRSAFLGLQTWVQILSSQSGVDAYTNFIEGNGDRDAVIDALETLQEIQENYISDDASSIGYTQAAQKLIAGEAACIHGGNWQYGMYRSDDYDFEFGEDWDWIPFPGTEGTYFYHLDSFVVPDDNPSSEETIEWQKFIGTAEAQVEFNNLKGSVPLRTDIEPDELTDFLAITYEDLLNSEEYPPTLAHGLAVEPKQQNNCEGAIGDHFMDPYDADAAADALLDAVSK; this is encoded by the coding sequence ATGGTCAAGAATAACAAACTGACTAATGGACTCGATAGACGAACGTATCTCGGTGGGATTGCGGCGGGTGCTGTGGCCGGATTAGCGGGCTGTACGGATAGCGAAGACGACGGACTCGAGGTGCTTCACGGCTGGACCGGTGGCGACGGAGCGGCTGCGATCGAGACGCTTATCGAGGCCTTCAAGGAGGAACACTCCGATATCGACGGGACCTTCGAACCCGTCGGCGGCGACGGGAACGTCGAACTGAATACAGCCGTCCTGCAGCGGTTGACGAACGAGAACCCGATGAGTTCCTTCGCCAACTGGCCGGGCAACAACCTCAAGCGGTACGAGGGCGTCCTCATGGATCTCGAGGAGGACGTCTGGGAGGCAGAGGGACTGAAGGAGAACATGCAGGAGCGCGCCGTCGAACTCTGTACGTACAACGATAAGATGCCGGCGGTGCCGATCGGCTCCCATCGGATGAACAACCTGTTCTACAACACGGCCGCCTTCGACGAGGCGGGGATCGATGCAGAGAGCCTCGATAGCATGTCCGACCTCATGGACGCCCTCGAGACGATCGATCAGGACACCGATTACATCCCGTTCGCTCACGGGATGCGGTCGGCGTTCCTCGGCTTGCAGACGTGGGTTCAGATCCTCTCGAGCCAGTCCGGAGTCGACGCCTACACGAACTTCATCGAGGGCAACGGCGACAGAGACGCCGTGATCGACGCGCTGGAAACGCTCCAGGAGATTCAGGAGAACTACATCTCCGACGACGCGTCGTCGATCGGCTACACGCAGGCCGCCCAGAAACTGATCGCTGGCGAGGCCGCGTGTATTCACGGTGGGAACTGGCAGTACGGGATGTATCGGTCCGACGACTACGACTTCGAGTTCGGCGAGGACTGGGACTGGATCCCCTTCCCCGGAACCGAGGGAACGTACTTCTACCACCTCGACTCCTTCGTCGTCCCCGACGACAATCCGAGCTCGGAGGAGACAATCGAGTGGCAGAAATTCATCGGCACAGCGGAGGCGCAGGTCGAGTTCAACAACCTCAAGGGATCGGTGCCACTTCGGACGGACATCGAACCGGACGAGTTGACGGACTTCCTGGCGATAACCTACGAGGACCTTCTCAACTCCGAAGAGTATCCGCCGACGCTCGCACACGGCCTCGCGGTCGAGCCCAAACAGCAAAACAACTGCGAGGGGGCGATCGGCGACCACTTTATGGATCCGTACGACGCCGACGCAGCGGCGGACGCCCTGCTCGATGCCGTCTCCAAATAA
- a CDS encoding carbohydrate ABC transporter permease — translation MTTHNTTETTESAADPSEEGIDWQTKLRYFLNSDFVRSSPYWGIPFIIMGIAVYGGIGYNLAISFTDYAGIARPSFSSLDLEMYRRALADESFRAAAFQNFVLLVGFTSISLGLGLFLAVLLDYGIRYKETIQTIYLLPMALSFVVTAQLWLWMYSPGNGVLNVFVTALGFDSIDWLGDPRIALAAVIFALVWQFSGYAMVVFLAGLQSLPDDQFEAAKVDGASTTKTYIRIIIPQLKQASVGAAVVLMLFALKAFDFLYAITGNYRPPNGTDILATLMVREAFQYGQWAYGAAIATMLLLLSLAVIAPYLIFQHRQGSL, via the coding sequence ATGACAACACACAACACAACTGAAACTACGGAATCGGCGGCGGATCCGTCTGAGGAGGGGATCGATTGGCAAACGAAACTCCGGTATTTCCTCAACAGCGACTTCGTTCGTTCATCGCCGTACTGGGGGATCCCGTTTATTATCATGGGGATTGCCGTGTACGGCGGAATCGGCTACAACCTCGCGATTTCCTTTACAGACTACGCGGGAATCGCCCGACCGTCGTTTTCCAGCCTCGATCTGGAGATGTACCGGAGAGCGCTTGCGGACGAATCGTTCCGGGCCGCTGCGTTCCAAAACTTCGTCCTGCTCGTTGGCTTCACGTCGATTTCACTGGGGCTTGGACTGTTCCTCGCGGTCCTCCTCGATTACGGGATCAGATACAAGGAGACGATTCAAACGATCTATCTCCTTCCGATGGCCCTCTCGTTCGTCGTGACGGCACAGCTCTGGTTGTGGATGTACAGCCCCGGGAACGGCGTGTTGAACGTCTTCGTCACGGCGCTCGGATTCGACTCGATCGACTGGTTGGGAGACCCGCGGATCGCGCTCGCAGCCGTGATCTTCGCGCTGGTCTGGCAGTTCAGCGGGTACGCGATGGTCGTCTTCTTGGCCGGACTCCAGTCGCTTCCCGACGACCAGTTCGAGGCGGCGAAAGTCGACGGCGCGAGCACGACTAAGACGTACATTCGGATCATCATTCCCCAACTCAAGCAGGCGTCCGTCGGCGCCGCCGTCGTCCTGATGTTGTTCGCTCTCAAGGCGTTCGACTTCCTGTACGCGATCACCGGCAACTACCGACCGCCGAACGGGACTGACATCCTGGCGACGCTGATGGTTCGCGAAGCGTTCCAGTACGGACAGTGGGCCTACGGTGCGGCGATCGCGACGATGCTGCTCTTACTCTCGCTCGCCGTCATCGCGCCGTATCTCATCTTCCAGCACCGACAGGGGTCGCTCTGA
- a CDS encoding carbohydrate ABC transporter permease: MSQSTSDTNLDVASVVEDVNLRRVGHYTIVILFLGFFLLPLITGIMTALKTSTAVANTLPFMPPLGDGFTLANLEYAFNRLSYAFVNSLLMAIPATIINVLLASMAAFGLTMVRWRGQLGILVLFLIGIFVPYQAVLVPLARFWNNIFPIADMLEPVFAIVPLIQGYHSALVPLIITHVAYGIPICMLLFRSYYQSLPNSLVEAAKIDGASITKIYRRIILPISKPMFGVVFIYQFTQIYNEFLFSFTLITSANSSEAPITLIIPTIGTSTSGIDFGIRMAAAFLAALPTIILYVAFAEQFAKGLETESA; encoded by the coding sequence ATGTCACAATCAACATCCGACACCAACCTCGATGTCGCATCGGTCGTCGAAGACGTTAATCTCAGACGAGTCGGCCACTACACGATAGTCATCCTCTTCCTCGGGTTCTTCCTCCTCCCGCTGATAACGGGGATCATGACGGCACTGAAAACGAGCACCGCCGTCGCCAACACGCTCCCGTTCATGCCGCCGCTGGGCGACGGCTTCACGCTGGCAAATCTCGAGTACGCGTTCAACCGCCTCTCGTATGCGTTCGTCAACTCGCTGCTGATGGCGATTCCAGCGACGATCATCAACGTCTTGCTCGCGAGCATGGCGGCGTTCGGACTCACAATGGTCCGATGGCGCGGCCAGCTGGGGATTCTAGTCCTGTTCCTGATCGGGATCTTCGTCCCGTATCAGGCCGTTCTGGTGCCGCTGGCGCGGTTCTGGAACAACATCTTCCCGATCGCGGACATGCTGGAGCCGGTGTTTGCTATCGTGCCGCTGATTCAGGGCTATCACTCGGCTCTCGTGCCGCTGATCATCACGCACGTCGCCTACGGGATCCCGATCTGTATGCTCCTGTTCCGGTCGTATTACCAGAGCCTCCCGAACTCGCTGGTCGAGGCGGCCAAAATCGACGGTGCGAGCATCACGAAGATCTACCGACGCATCATCCTGCCGATCTCGAAACCGATGTTCGGCGTCGTCTTCATCTACCAGTTCACGCAGATTTACAACGAGTTCCTGTTCTCGTTTACCCTAATCACGAGTGCGAACTCGTCGGAGGCGCCGATCACGCTGATCATTCCGACGATCGGGACGTCGACGTCCGGTATCGACTTTGGGATTCGGATGGCGGCGGCGTTCCTCGCGGCGCTGCCGACAATCATCCTGTACGTCGCGTTTGCCGAGCAGTTCGCGAAAGGACTGGAAACGGAGAGTGCATAA
- a CDS encoding ABC transporter ATP-binding protein: MGRIQFDYLTKQFGETVAVEDLTFDIEDSEFLVLVGPSGCGKSTTLRMLAGLETPTSGDLYIADEHMNYRVPQNRDIAMVFQDYALYPHMTIHENIRFGLEEEPGYTEAERDERVEDVAETLGIDDLLDRKPGELSGGQQQRVALGRAIVRDPEVFLMDEPLANLDAKLRTQMRTELQRLQEELDVTTVYVTHNQTEAMTMGDRIAVLNDGRLQQVGEPLELYHAPENQFVAGFIGEPMMNFLHGDRSEEGFVGEYIEYPFDERLDRSVGDTDDLVLGVRPEAIDVRHADESASQSLGPHEFRMTVTVTETHGDQNVVTLTHPEDEANHGAVCAVTDGMHIVNAGESVIVTVEPDAVHVFDGETGEALCNRRLETARELTI; the protein is encoded by the coding sequence ATGGGACGAATCCAATTTGATTACCTGACGAAGCAGTTCGGCGAGACGGTCGCCGTCGAAGACCTGACGTTCGACATCGAGGACAGCGAATTCCTCGTGTTGGTCGGCCCCTCCGGCTGCGGGAAGTCGACAACGCTGCGGATGTTGGCCGGCCTCGAGACGCCGACGTCCGGGGACCTCTACATCGCCGACGAGCACATGAACTATCGCGTTCCGCAGAACCGCGATATCGCGATGGTGTTCCAGGATTACGCCCTCTATCCGCATATGACCATCCACGAGAACATCCGGTTCGGTCTGGAAGAGGAACCGGGATACACCGAGGCCGAGCGGGACGAGCGAGTCGAGGACGTCGCCGAGACCCTCGGCATCGACGACCTGCTGGATCGAAAGCCGGGCGAGCTCTCCGGCGGCCAGCAACAGCGGGTCGCGCTCGGGCGAGCGATCGTTCGCGATCCCGAGGTCTTCCTGATGGACGAACCGCTCGCGAACCTCGACGCGAAACTCCGGACCCAGATGCGGACGGAACTCCAGCGCCTACAGGAGGAGCTGGACGTGACGACGGTCTACGTGACCCACAATCAGACGGAAGCGATGACGATGGGCGATCGGATCGCCGTGTTGAACGACGGTCGGCTCCAGCAGGTGGGCGAGCCGCTCGAGCTCTATCACGCGCCCGAAAACCAGTTCGTGGCCGGCTTCATCGGCGAGCCCATGATGAACTTCCTCCACGGGGATCGATCCGAGGAGGGATTCGTCGGTGAATACATCGAGTATCCGTTCGACGAGCGCCTCGATCGGTCCGTCGGCGATACCGACGACCTCGTCCTCGGGGTTCGACCCGAAGCGATCGACGTTCGCCACGCCGACGAATCAGCGTCGCAGAGCCTCGGCCCGCACGAGTTCCGGATGACCGTCACCGTCACCGAAACCCACGGCGACCAGAACGTCGTGACCCTCACGCACCCTGAGGACGAGGCGAACCACGGCGCCGTCTGCGCCGTCACCGACGGGATGCACATCGTCAACGCCGGCGAGTCGGTTATCGTCACCGTCGAACCGGATGCCGTTCACGTCTTCGACGGCGAAACCGGCGAAGCGCTTTGCAACCGGCGGCTCGAAACCGCGCGCGAACTCACGATCTAA